A genomic stretch from Acetobacter ascendens includes:
- a CDS encoding toxin-antitoxin system protein HicB yields MLVSGRDMMFIGGIPAVISFNASSRMFRGVFIGLNAEVDFLACSPMDLQPQGEAALSIFLKTCRQQNRSPLLARQAGKKGYLLEDIYAELEEPARQKGIDLYQLVRVQTQEFQETENRKKGSAVFLNF; encoded by the coding sequence ATGTTGGTTTCTGGTCGGGATATGATGTTTATCGGCGGCATTCCGGCTGTTATCAGCTTTAATGCCAGTAGCCGTATGTTTCGTGGGGTTTTTATAGGCTTGAACGCAGAGGTAGATTTTCTGGCGTGTTCTCCTATGGACTTACAGCCGCAGGGTGAGGCGGCTTTAAGTATATTTTTGAAAACATGCCGCCAGCAGAATCGGTCTCCCTTGCTTGCACGGCAGGCGGGGAAAAAAGGTTATCTGCTTGAAGATATATATGCAGAACTGGAAGAGCCAGCACGCCAAAAGGGGATAGATCTGTATCAGCTTGTGCGTGTGCAGACACAGGAATTTCAGGAAACAGAAAATCGAAAAAAGGGTTCAGCCGTTTTTCTGAATTTTTAA
- a CDS encoding pyridoxine 5'-phosphate synthase translates to MTSAIRLGVNIDHVATIRNARGGTYPDPVAAALLAIQAGADGITAHLREDRRHIRDKDLERLRAEIAAPLNMEMAATEEMVNIALGLRPHACCLVPERREELTTEGGLNVAGQLETLSPKVQKLAQADIRVSLFIDPSPAQIEAAAKTGAQVVELHTGAYAEGKAGELERLRTAATQATALGLEVHAGHGLTFENIGPIASLPELRELNIGHFLIGQAIFDGLAAVVQNMKRHIAEGAAL, encoded by the coding sequence ATGACTTCAGCTATCCGGCTTGGCGTCAACATTGATCATGTCGCTACCATTCGCAATGCGCGTGGTGGCACATATCCAGACCCTGTTGCTGCAGCCCTGTTGGCTATTCAGGCAGGAGCAGATGGCATTACGGCCCATCTGCGTGAAGATAGACGCCATATTCGTGATAAAGATTTAGAACGCCTGCGTGCAGAAATTGCGGCTCCACTTAATATGGAAATGGCCGCAACAGAGGAAATGGTTAACATAGCCCTTGGCTTGCGCCCCCATGCCTGCTGCCTTGTGCCCGAACGGCGTGAAGAACTGACGACAGAAGGTGGCCTGAACGTAGCAGGACAGCTAGAAACACTCTCGCCTAAAGTGCAAAAACTTGCGCAAGCAGATATTCGTGTTTCGCTATTTATAGACCCCTCACCTGCACAGATAGAAGCTGCCGCCAAAACAGGCGCGCAAGTAGTGGAACTCCACACTGGCGCTTACGCAGAAGGTAAAGCCGGAGAGCTGGAACGCCTGCGTACAGCAGCCACACAGGCAACGGCTCTTGGGCTGGAAGTGCATGCTGGGCATGGTCTGACATTTGAAAATATTGGCCCCATAGCGAGTTTACCAGAACTGCGAGAACTCAACATTGGCCACTTTTTAATTGGGCAGGCTATTTTTGATGGTCTGGCAGCCGTTGTGCAAAACATGAAACGCCATATTGCAGAAGGTGCAGCTCTTTAA
- the pyrF gene encoding orotidine-5'-phosphate decarboxylase, translating into MSDTARQTGLIVALDTQDPAQAKAWAHAVEGVAGVIKLGMEFAYAAGFQAVADVAGQRPLFLDLKLHDIPNTVGAAVKALSHLRPRMLTLHAVGGAEMMKAARKACDEAFPEGERPLLLAVTVLTSMDNHALAEVGVPDDTRTQVLRLADLAMKSGMDGLICSAHELKALREALGDKPVLVTPGIRPAGAAKGDQKRVMTPAEARAAGADWIVVGRPITQAADPAAAAAAIAAELAA; encoded by the coding sequence ATGTCTGATACAGCAAGACAAACAGGTTTGATTGTGGCGCTGGATACGCAGGATCCGGCGCAGGCCAAAGCATGGGCGCACGCGGTGGAAGGCGTTGCGGGCGTTATCAAGCTTGGTATGGAGTTTGCTTATGCAGCAGGCTTTCAGGCTGTTGCGGATGTAGCCGGGCAAAGGCCTTTATTTCTGGACCTTAAGCTGCACGATATTCCCAATACTGTTGGGGCAGCCGTAAAAGCGCTTTCCCATTTGCGCCCTCGTATGCTGACGCTTCATGCTGTTGGCGGTGCAGAAATGATGAAAGCTGCGCGCAAAGCATGTGATGAAGCTTTTCCAGAAGGAGAGCGTCCATTGCTACTGGCTGTAACAGTGCTGACAAGTATGGATAACCATGCTTTGGCAGAAGTGGGTGTGCCGGATGATACGCGCACGCAGGTTTTGCGTTTGGCGGATCTGGCAATGAAGTCCGGGATGGATGGATTGATCTGCTCTGCTCATGAACTCAAGGCACTCCGCGAGGCTTTGGGAGATAAGCCAGTGCTGGTAACGCCTGGTATTCGGCCAGCGGGAGCAGCTAAGGGTGACCAGAAACGCGTTATGACACCTGCGGAAGCACGTGCCGCTGGAGCAGACTGGATTGTAGTAGGAAGGCCTATAACACAGGCCGCAGATCCTGCTGCTGCTGCTGCTGCCATTGCTGCGGAACTGGCAGCATAA
- a CDS encoding DUF3311 domain-containing protein, whose product MTGFSVMKYLNLLLVLPFLGLLWTPLYNRHDPVLWGFPFFYWYQFAWVPITSALIWIVWKKGQST is encoded by the coding sequence ATGACCGGGTTTTCTGTAATGAAATATCTGAATCTCTTGCTCGTCCTGCCCTTTTTGGGGTTGCTCTGGACACCCCTATATAACAGGCACGATCCTGTTTTATGGGGTTTTCCATTTTTCTACTGGTACCAATTCGCATGGGTGCCCATAACATCTGCCCTTATCTGGATTGTCTGGAAAAAGGGACAAAGCACATGA
- a CDS encoding serine hydrolase domain-containing protein: protein MPSPAFSRRILLLSMTNLLCMPIKNSMTSDTKNNFAQVEQIFQEAIKTNKTPGAVAAIGHQSQVVWKGVFGQRALVPHPEAMTWDTLFDIASLTKVLITAPAIMQLYERQLVQLDIPVCHYLPEFSGQGKQDITVRQLLTHYSGLPPDLDLSTPWVGRNTAIQMAFSCTPIHPAGEQFVYSDINFILLGLIVEKLSGLTLQDYATQHILKPLGLKKTFFTPAPTLYSAIAPTQYDEKENLLRGIVHDPTTRRMGGVAGHAGLFSCADDMTLYAIALLNKRAGRSSPFPLKAETLVTMSSPQQPAGKTDQRGLGWDINTHYSTPRGDYFPAGSFGHTGFTGTSLWLVPQTESFVLILTNRVHPYGKGNVIALRHDVASAAALALEHL, encoded by the coding sequence ATGCCCTCTCCCGCTTTTAGCCGTCGTATTCTGCTTTTGAGTATGACAAACCTGCTCTGCATGCCGATAAAGAACAGTATGACCTCGGATACAAAAAACAATTTTGCACAAGTGGAACAGATTTTTCAGGAAGCCATCAAAACCAACAAAACACCGGGAGCCGTTGCTGCCATTGGTCATCAAAGCCAAGTGGTTTGGAAAGGTGTATTTGGGCAACGCGCACTTGTGCCCCACCCGGAAGCCATGACATGGGATACACTGTTTGATATAGCGTCTCTTACCAAGGTGCTCATTACAGCGCCTGCTATCATGCAGCTTTATGAACGCCAATTAGTGCAGCTTGATATTCCGGTTTGCCATTACCTTCCTGAATTTTCTGGGCAGGGCAAACAGGATATTACTGTCCGCCAGTTGCTCACCCACTATTCTGGTTTGCCTCCAGACCTGGATCTTTCAACCCCTTGGGTAGGCCGTAATACGGCTATACAAATGGCCTTTTCCTGCACTCCCATTCATCCAGCGGGAGAACAGTTTGTTTATAGTGATATCAACTTCATCTTGCTTGGGTTGATTGTAGAAAAGCTCTCTGGCCTTACCTTACAAGACTACGCAACTCAGCATATTCTCAAACCTCTGGGCTTAAAAAAAACCTTCTTTACTCCGGCACCTACACTTTACAGCGCCATCGCTCCTACTCAGTATGATGAAAAAGAGAACCTTCTACGCGGCATTGTGCACGATCCAACAACACGCCGAATGGGTGGTGTTGCAGGCCATGCAGGATTGTTTTCCTGCGCGGATGACATGACCCTCTACGCCATTGCACTCCTCAACAAGCGCGCTGGGCGGTCTTCTCCTTTTCCGCTTAAGGCCGAAACTCTGGTCACGATGTCATCCCCACAGCAGCCTGCGGGCAAAACCGACCAACGTGGTTTAGGGTGGGATATTAATACCCATTATTCTACCCCGCGAGGAGATTACTTTCCCGCGGGATCGTTTGGTCATACCGGATTTACAGGCACGTCTCTGTGGTTGGTGCCACAAACAGAAAGCTTTGTTCTGATTTTAACAAACCGGGTTCACCCTTACGGAAAGGGCAATGTTATTGCCTTAAGGCATGATGTTGCTTCTGCGGCCGCCCTTGCTTTAGAGCACCTTTAA
- the alkB gene encoding DNA oxidative demethylase AlkB: MKDNRPAQMDFLLPDTRPDYVQLDVGAVLLPGFALHDAEACMLAIHHIAQQAPFKKMHTPGGGQMSVAMTCCGTFGWVSTSQGYSYTRVTPFTGQPWPDMPAIFQVLAHKAAQKAGFAQFQPNACLINSYSPGARMGLHQDRDEGCTDQPVVSLSFGLEATFLWGGLKRSDPTRQILLKDGDVLVWGGPDRLRFHGVKPIRSGAHIRTGETRLNITFRFVAS, translated from the coding sequence ATGAAAGACAATCGTCCCGCGCAAATGGATTTTCTTTTGCCAGATACACGGCCAGATTACGTGCAGTTAGATGTGGGAGCAGTGTTATTGCCCGGTTTCGCTTTGCACGATGCTGAAGCCTGTATGCTGGCTATTCATCACATTGCGCAGCAAGCTCCATTTAAAAAAATGCATACGCCGGGCGGAGGACAGATGTCTGTTGCCATGACATGTTGCGGCACATTTGGGTGGGTAAGCACATCACAAGGCTACAGCTATACCAGAGTAACCCCTTTTACTGGCCAACCTTGGCCAGATATGCCTGCCATTTTTCAAGTTTTGGCTCACAAAGCTGCCCAGAAAGCAGGCTTTGCACAGTTTCAACCAAATGCCTGCCTTATCAATTCTTACAGCCCGGGTGCGCGTATGGGTCTTCATCAAGACCGCGATGAAGGGTGTACGGATCAACCCGTAGTTTCTCTCTCATTTGGCTTGGAAGCAACTTTTCTATGGGGTGGCCTCAAAAGATCAGACCCTACCCGGCAAATTTTGCTCAAAGATGGAGATGTACTGGTGTGGGGTGGGCCTGATCGCCTACGCTTTCATGGGGTTAAACCCATCCGTTCTGGTGCACATATCCGAACAGGAGAAACGCGCCTGAATATCACATTCAGATTCGTAGCTTCTTGA
- a CDS encoding IS5 family transposase produces the protein MKQPGFFDVEERLARLSGLGDQLEAFSRTVDFEAFRPDLDKALAYSDGSKGGRPPFDPVLMFKILVIQTLNNLSDERTEYLINDRLSFMRFLGLGLSDRVPDAKTVWLYQKRLTQAGAIDGLFIRFDATLRNAGYLPMSGQILDATLVAAPKQRNTNAEKADLRAGRIPEDWQDKPAKRSHKDRHARWTLKFTKAKRQDDGTMPSSDLAIPFFGYKSHVSIDRKYRFIRKWKTTHAAASDGARLREGLLDKTNTASSVWADTAYRSKANEDFMEKQGFVSKVHRKKPHLKPMPRHIQKSNAGKSVIRSRVEHVFADQKSQTGLFVRTVGISRATMRIGLANIVYNMRRLLFLERISANA, from the coding sequence ATGAAGCAGCCGGGTTTCTTTGATGTTGAAGAGCGCCTTGCCCGGCTGAGTGGGCTTGGCGATCAGCTCGAAGCGTTTTCCCGGACTGTGGATTTTGAAGCGTTCCGTCCTGATCTGGACAAGGCCCTGGCGTATTCCGATGGAAGCAAGGGCGGACGACCGCCATTTGATCCTGTGCTGATGTTCAAGATCCTGGTGATCCAGACGCTCAACAATTTGTCTGATGAGCGGACGGAATATCTGATCAACGATCGCCTCTCCTTTATGCGTTTCCTTGGTCTGGGACTTTCAGATCGGGTGCCGGATGCCAAAACGGTCTGGCTGTATCAAAAGCGTCTGACCCAGGCGGGTGCGATCGATGGGCTGTTCATCCGCTTTGATGCGACCCTGCGTAACGCCGGGTATTTGCCGATGTCAGGCCAGATCCTGGATGCCACGCTGGTAGCGGCTCCGAAGCAGCGGAACACCAATGCAGAGAAAGCGGATCTGCGAGCAGGCCGTATTCCTGAAGACTGGCAGGACAAACCCGCAAAGAGGTCGCATAAGGATCGTCATGCGCGCTGGACACTGAAGTTCACGAAGGCGAAGCGGCAGGATGATGGAACCATGCCATCCAGCGATCTCGCCATCCCGTTCTTTGGCTATAAATCGCATGTTTCCATCGATCGGAAATACCGGTTCATCCGCAAATGGAAAACAACGCATGCCGCTGCCAGTGATGGCGCGCGATTGAGAGAGGGGCTGCTGGATAAAACCAATACGGCCTCAAGTGTCTGGGCCGACACGGCCTATCGCTCAAAAGCCAACGAAGACTTCATGGAAAAGCAGGGCTTTGTCTCCAAGGTTCATCGCAAAAAGCCGCATCTCAAGCCTATGCCCCGGCATATCCAGAAATCAAATGCTGGAAAGTCGGTCATCCGCTCGCGTGTCGAGCATGTCTTTGCCGATCAGAAGTCACAGACGGGGCTGTTTGTCCGGACTGTCGGTATCAGTCGAGCCACCATGAGGATCGGGCTCGCCAATATCGTCTACAATATGCGCCGCCTCCTCTTCCTGGAGCGGATCAGCGCGAATGCATAG
- a CDS encoding anhydro-N-acetylmuramic acid kinase codes for MPALPHLTAIGLMSGTSLDGVDAALIQTDGTRIFRHGPALTIPYTPELRARLRHILDKAPQLAPSDPALLSAEHELTEVHAVAVQQLRQMAPDMPTDLIGFHGQTILHQLGRTWQIGNAIALSSATNLPVIHDFRTADVQAGGEGAPLAPLYHAALLHGQPRPVAILNIGGVANLTLLTSKGEILACDTGPGNALLDDWTFRHTGVPYDKDGQLARNGKVDEPILKQLVAHPFFSKPAPKSLDRLSFHTALQDIAALSPADGAATLVAFTAETIARTPLPEQPQAWFVCGGGRHNSAIMEALTQQLAGEVFPAETLGWNGDALEAECFGFLAVRSLYGLPLSLPSTTGVPAPQQGGRLSYGGITPWKARAVLNTKVQYNIG; via the coding sequence ATGCCTGCACTGCCTCACCTTACTGCCATTGGGCTTATGAGTGGCACATCGCTTGATGGCGTAGATGCCGCACTCATACAAACTGATGGCACACGTATATTCCGGCATGGCCCTGCCCTGACCATACCTTATACACCAGAGTTACGAGCACGCCTGCGGCACATACTGGATAAAGCCCCTCAGCTTGCTCCTTCTGATCCTGCATTACTATCTGCAGAACATGAACTAACAGAGGTGCATGCCGTTGCTGTTCAGCAACTGCGCCAGATGGCACCAGATATGCCGACCGATCTTATTGGCTTTCATGGTCAGACCATTCTGCATCAACTTGGGCGCACATGGCAGATTGGTAATGCCATTGCTCTTTCTTCCGCTACAAATTTGCCTGTTATCCATGACTTTCGCACAGCAGACGTTCAGGCTGGTGGAGAAGGTGCGCCTTTAGCTCCTTTGTATCATGCTGCCCTATTGCATGGTCAGCCGCGACCTGTTGCAATCCTGAATATTGGCGGCGTTGCCAATCTTACTCTGCTGACCTCAAAAGGTGAAATTCTGGCTTGCGATACAGGCCCCGGAAACGCACTGCTGGATGACTGGACTTTCCGCCATACTGGCGTCCCCTACGATAAGGATGGGCAGTTGGCACGCAACGGTAAGGTTGACGAACCTATTCTGAAGCAGTTGGTGGCACATCCATTTTTTAGCAAACCTGCCCCTAAATCTCTCGATAGACTGAGTTTCCATACCGCCTTGCAAGATATTGCGGCGCTCTCCCCGGCTGATGGAGCAGCCACACTGGTTGCCTTTACGGCAGAAACCATTGCCCGCACCCCTTTACCAGAACAGCCCCAAGCGTGGTTTGTGTGCGGCGGCGGCCGACATAACTCGGCCATTATGGAAGCCCTTACTCAACAGTTAGCTGGTGAAGTATTTCCAGCAGAAACTCTGGGCTGGAACGGAGATGCGCTGGAAGCCGAATGCTTTGGCTTTCTGGCAGTTAGAAGCTTGTATGGATTACCTTTATCTCTGCCATCCACCACCGGCGTACCTGCCCCTCAACAAGGTGGCAGGTTAAGCTACGGCGGCATTACGCCATGGAAGGCAAGAGCTGTTTTAAACACGAAAGTGCAGTATAATATTGGCTAA
- the pdxA gene encoding 4-hydroxythreonine-4-phosphate dehydrogenase PdxA, producing MLALTQGDPAGIAPEITVKAWRILRESGHPFVFVGDPALLEQHAPVQAVRYLDQGADVFSHAIPVLPLRLATPAAPGEPDRQNAPSVIESIRLAVELTQNGEASAIITNPISKEVIQSAGFKHPGHTSYLAELCHVPGQEVMMLAGPSLKVVPVTVHVSLRHALEQLNTELIIKTARTVADGLKRDFGLKSPRIAVAGLNPHAGENGLMGHEEQQIIIPAIKALQQEGLNITGPMPPDTMFTPVARSRYDVALCMYHDQGLIPLKTLDMAEGVNVTLGLPIIRTSPDHGTAFDIAGQNKADPSSLVAAIRLAAQLAQNRRNAA from the coding sequence ATGCTTGCTCTAACACAAGGTGACCCAGCAGGTATTGCACCTGAAATTACCGTAAAAGCATGGCGGATTCTGCGTGAAAGTGGGCACCCTTTTGTTTTTGTGGGAGACCCTGCCCTTCTGGAGCAACATGCTCCCGTGCAGGCTGTGCGCTATCTGGACCAGGGGGCTGATGTTTTCTCCCACGCCATACCTGTGCTCCCCCTCCGACTGGCAACACCTGCCGCACCCGGAGAACCAGACCGCCAGAACGCACCCAGTGTTATTGAAAGCATCCGTCTGGCCGTAGAGCTGACTCAGAATGGTGAAGCCTCAGCTATTATTACCAACCCTATCAGTAAGGAAGTCATCCAAAGCGCGGGGTTTAAACATCCGGGGCACACCAGCTATCTGGCAGAACTGTGCCATGTGCCCGGGCAGGAAGTCATGATGCTGGCAGGTCCTTCGCTTAAGGTTGTGCCTGTTACCGTGCATGTCTCACTCCGGCACGCGCTGGAACAATTAAATACAGAGCTGATTATTAAAACAGCCCGCACAGTTGCTGATGGTCTAAAGCGTGATTTTGGCTTGAAATCACCCCGCATAGCCGTTGCCGGATTAAACCCTCATGCGGGAGAAAACGGTTTGATGGGGCATGAAGAACAGCAGATTATCATCCCTGCCATTAAAGCCTTACAGCAGGAAGGGCTCAACATTACTGGCCCCATGCCGCCAGATACCATGTTCACACCGGTAGCGCGCAGCCGTTATGATGTGGCCTTGTGTATGTATCATGATCAAGGCCTGATCCCGTTAAAAACACTGGATATGGCAGAAGGTGTAAACGTAACGCTGGGGCTGCCCATTATCCGCACATCGCCCGACCATGGAACAGCCTTTGACATTGCGGGGCAGAACAAGGCAGACCCAAGCAGCCTTGTTGCCGCCATTCGGTTGGCCGCACAGCTTGCGCAGAACAGAAGGAACGCAGCATGA
- a CDS encoding lipopolysaccharide assembly protein LapA domain-containing protein: protein MIRLIIVVPFLLALVVFSASNQDPLDMWLLTYSWKSSAGVLALLVAAVAFLLGAFCLWTAEFKQRRRARKAEQHVKELEAQLAQVQAVSSLPVAPAPVAVATSPVSPANGAEPHV from the coding sequence ATGATCAGGCTGATAATTGTTGTCCCATTCCTGCTGGCGCTTGTGGTCTTCAGTGCCAGTAATCAGGATCCGCTCGATATGTGGTTGCTGACATATAGCTGGAAATCTTCAGCTGGTGTTTTAGCGCTGTTGGTGGCTGCTGTTGCCTTTTTGCTGGGCGCTTTCTGTTTGTGGACGGCGGAATTCAAGCAACGCCGGCGTGCGCGTAAGGCAGAACAGCACGTGAAAGAGCTGGAAGCCCAGCTTGCACAAGTGCAGGCTGTATCCAGCCTGCCGGTAGCTCCTGCGCCCGTAGCTGTAGCGACTTCTCCTGTTTCTCCTGCAAATGGAGCAGAACCACATGTCTGA
- a CDS encoding protein-export chaperone SecB, producing the protein MNTETADSLSGASHTSPAPSVLMGIQYVKSVEFQVLGAPAIYSRVTERPHLGVSVDVRAHQMGENQPNFEVELILRCQGHLPAQREGEEIVPLFDVNLIYAGIFTLQHATAETFEPLLLIEAPRLLYPAARNMLGTLCREAGFLPVIMQQIDFAALWRNRRAVG; encoded by the coding sequence ATGAATACCGAGACTGCAGATTCACTTAGCGGCGCATCCCACACATCTCCTGCGCCGTCTGTTCTGATGGGAATCCAATACGTTAAATCTGTTGAATTTCAGGTTCTTGGGGCCCCAGCCATTTATTCACGCGTAACAGAACGCCCTCACCTCGGTGTTTCTGTAGATGTAAGAGCCCATCAAATGGGTGAAAACCAGCCAAACTTTGAAGTTGAACTTATTTTGCGTTGTCAGGGACATCTTCCGGCACAACGCGAAGGGGAAGAAATTGTCCCCTTATTTGATGTTAATCTGATTTATGCGGGTATCTTTACGCTGCAACATGCAACAGCGGAAACCTTTGAACCCCTGCTTCTTATAGAAGCTCCGCGGCTTCTTTACCCCGCCGCTCGCAACATGCTGGGCACTCTGTGCCGTGAAGCGGGCTTCCTACCCGTTATTATGCAGCAGATTGATTTTGCAGCCTTGTGGCGCAACCGCCGTGCTGTAGGCTGA
- a CDS encoding helix-turn-helix domain-containing protein, producing MADQDDVISPGIDLGQRIKILRKSAGLTQQQVADALGVSRPAIAFWETGREGSARKHIPKLAALFNVDPEIFLTGYVQEDIELVITPDEHDVIRLYRMLDPSRKVSAQKWLERQARMARQED from the coding sequence ATGGCTGACCAGGACGACGTTATTTCACCCGGGATAGATCTTGGGCAAAGAATCAAGATCCTGCGTAAATCCGCTGGACTAACACAGCAGCAGGTTGCAGACGCGCTGGGGGTTTCAAGGCCGGCTATCGCTTTTTGGGAAACCGGACGGGAAGGAAGTGCCAGAAAGCATATTCCCAAACTGGCTGCGCTTTTTAATGTTGACCCAGAAATTTTTCTGACAGGCTATGTGCAGGAAGATATTGAGCTGGTGATTACGCCCGATGAACATGATGTAATTCGCCTTTACCGTATGCTTGATCCCTCTCGCAAAGTATCTGCGCAGAAGTGGTTGGAACGGCAGGCACGCATGGCCCGGCAGGAAGACTGA
- a CDS encoding DUF6476 family protein, translating into MEEPQEYKTPKALLMAVIGMGVLIVVGVVVLAGVLIHRMSGKPTPANLPPVALSDATPSANLPTAHATLPAGEQLLSVTRVRDNVLALHVTKNGQDRILLWDVPTGQLRTGLDVNAAH; encoded by the coding sequence ATGGAAGAACCACAGGAATACAAAACACCCAAAGCCTTACTTATGGCTGTAATTGGCATGGGCGTGTTGATTGTGGTGGGCGTTGTTGTATTAGCGGGTGTGCTCATCCATCGCATGAGCGGTAAGCCTACTCCAGCCAACCTTCCGCCTGTTGCGTTATCGGATGCTACGCCATCTGCTAACCTTCCCACAGCACATGCTACATTACCTGCTGGTGAACAGTTATTAAGCGTAACGCGTGTGCGGGATAATGTGTTGGCCCTGCATGTTACAAAAAATGGGCAAGACCGCATTCTGTTATGGGATGTACCAACCGGCCAGTTGCGTACCGGGCTAGATGTAAACGCGGCACATTAA
- a CDS encoding glycosyl transferase: MAGKASEALWYPFDANWYRAEYGAIMDALLSFSDQELEHWYKTEGAPSGHSPNRYFNEEWYRVNCSEAAEAITNGTCLSGFEHYCNGGYKSFSPHYLFSERYYRQRYPDISEQNLQSGGFVNGYDHFLRSGDKEKRSGHLFFDPNTYLQNRPSDPNLRSLTPFMNLLHSEHSLPNSITLSDHFNPAWYHALSPDAVMAVEYGFAPNVLYQFLSTFTPDRF, from the coding sequence ATGGCAGGTAAAGCATCCGAAGCTTTATGGTACCCCTTTGATGCAAATTGGTACCGCGCAGAATACGGCGCGATTATGGATGCTCTACTGTCTTTTTCTGATCAGGAACTTGAACACTGGTATAAGACCGAGGGCGCTCCCTCCGGTCATTCACCCAATAGATATTTCAACGAGGAATGGTACCGGGTAAATTGCTCCGAGGCTGCAGAAGCCATTACAAACGGCACCTGCCTTTCCGGCTTTGAGCATTACTGTAATGGGGGATATAAAAGCTTTTCTCCACATTACCTATTTTCCGAGCGTTATTATCGGCAGCGCTATCCCGATATTTCGGAGCAGAATCTGCAATCTGGCGGTTTTGTAAATGGATATGATCATTTCCTACGATCTGGCGATAAGGAAAAACGTTCGGGCCATCTGTTTTTTGATCCAAACACCTATCTGCAAAACAGACCGTCTGACCCGAACCTACGCAGCCTGACACCATTTATGAACCTGCTCCATTCAGAGCATAGTCTACCCAATTCCATCACGCTGTCTGATCATTTTAACCCTGCATGGTATCATGCCCTAAGCCCGGATGCTGTTATGGCTGTGGAATATGGTTTTGCGCCTAATGTGCTTTATCAATTTCTCAGTACCTTTACGCCTGACCGTTTCTGA
- a CDS encoding phosphoribosylanthranilate isomerase, which translates to MSSVRTGVKICGITEEAGLEACVEYGADWVGFVFFERSPRYISALQAKALAARVPDSIKKVGLFVRPDDVALGRVLGQVELDILQLYTTPERALQIQAKFGLPVWLSIPVASQADLPQQCMVERLLIEPKPPTDATRPGGNAQRLNWDLLHGWKPAYSWMLAGGLNPENVGQAVAIAGAPAVDVSSGVESAPGIKNPDAIARFIHNARTPAVG; encoded by the coding sequence ATGAGCAGCGTTCGGACGGGCGTAAAAATCTGCGGCATTACAGAAGAAGCCGGGCTTGAAGCTTGTGTGGAATATGGCGCAGATTGGGTCGGCTTTGTTTTTTTTGAGCGCTCTCCCCGCTATATAAGTGCATTGCAGGCAAAGGCTTTGGCCGCTCGGGTTCCAGACAGCATCAAGAAGGTTGGGCTCTTTGTCCGCCCTGACGATGTGGCTTTGGGGCGTGTGTTGGGTCAGGTAGAACTGGATATCTTGCAGCTTTATACAACGCCCGAACGTGCCTTGCAGATACAAGCCAAGTTCGGGCTGCCCGTTTGGTTATCCATACCGGTTGCATCACAGGCTGATTTACCACAACAATGCATGGTGGAACGGCTTTTGATCGAGCCTAAGCCTCCAACAGATGCAACACGCCCAGGTGGCAATGCGCAGCGGTTGAACTGGGACCTACTGCATGGCTGGAAACCTGCTTATTCGTGGATGCTGGCAGGAGGCTTAAACCCTGAAAACGTAGGGCAAGCCGTTGCAATAGCTGGAGCACCTGCGGTTGATGTTTCATCTGGGGTTGAAAGTGCGCCAGGTATTAAGAACCCGGATGCAATTGCCCGTTTTATCCATAATGCGCGCACTCCAGCCGTTGGTTGA